Part of the Quercus lobata isolate SW786 chromosome 6, ValleyOak3.0 Primary Assembly, whole genome shotgun sequence genome, ACCAACCGAGTCTAGCAAAAAGTCATGATTAAAAATCAAGGGATTTTCAATCAGTAGAAAAAACAcattcaattgatcaaaattctggaaatttgaatttttttttttgaaaaactgcAAAAGATTATGTAGAAACAACTTCACTCAAGtaatttcatgaatgaaatgcatgagattgagtttaaatgtttttcaaaaacatgagtTTTCAACCTAGAACTTCAAAACAAGGTTTTTAATcatcaaaaacacaatttttgcaaacactaaaacatattttgcatcaaaCATCATAAAAAgtataatcttggatggccacaacaagatcacacacaataacatgtacaaagtttagcaaagagtaacttgtgtagtgtgtgcaactagcaaaagcttgagatacatgtgaggtgatatgtgaatagtaatcaatcacaatttctacaaaattcattacataaatttgaaagagattatcacctaaagagtaatatcatataactctcacatctcctagaaaataagcttacaatcatgtaagtttcttaatttgcctcataatgtacacaccaattttatttgattagaaacttattaaaatagccaagATAAtctacacaccaattttatttgattgaattaattataGCCCAATAACGTACAtaccaattttagcattaaaCCGATGCTacaccttatattctttttgtgcatgtgctgcACTTtttcgagtacaaaatcttatgatatacactaaagtgttcatgattgactaataaacagtggtgagatagttatttatgcatttctcaataagttcaagtccaacaatcaaaggtatgtgacttcaagatcaagaacaAGCgatcaaaaattataaacatctcccacataacatgcactacaaaactcAAACTAGTGAAGTGCGATAAAAtcagctcatccaagctaaacaaggtaaaTAAACATGTTAcgtaaaaataaattggccaaccttgatttcaaatccaagaaaaaataatgcaaaacacaaaaatctttttggtttaaaaaaaatttatgactaaaaacaaaaagcacacattatgctaaataaACAATGCAAAGCTATGCATGatagtgcttaactaagctatggagggtacacaaacaagaaatatcaattttttaattaacccatgagtacatgtacaaactagtatatactcatacaaaatcataaataacTTAGCATTTATATAACACATAccattcaagtttctccacaatatcaagcatgttctaaatcaagagagagatatcataattcatgtaatccttaaggaaaaaaaaacaagactcaaaataaattttttttggatttttttatatgaaaaaaaaaaaaactgaaaaaacaaaacaaccaaaaatagaaacaaaacatatccacaaataattgaaagaattaaatcagggacaagtaaATAACACTCACCTTAGCAAGTCTTTTCTCAaccatatagcacgagtcttcagctttgtaggtgaaaatacATGAGAAgtagagtgtatttgagggatacaccaatcttctgagaaagattGAAATCTtacaaattcctttcacaagcctcAAAATGATCAACTGAAATAATAGTGTCCTCTTTATTCAAAATGTCACAATCAAAAATAGTAAGACATttaaaattatccatgataACATGGATTAatgatcaactcttagatcaaaagatgtaaaacaaaagagctacatgctctgataccacttgttcgTTTTTTGACtccttaaaataaaagttgattaaCCTAgatatttagccaagtgattacttagatctattattcagatctaagttaaaacaataacaatcatatcatgcaaagcagtgaaaaagtaaataacacacgatacgATAACCTAGAAAAACCAatccggtaaaaaacctggggtggatttaacctagctatcctcaaagtaaaaaacaaatccaTTATGAGatattgaagtttgtacaatagaacttaaaccactaacattctattgctacctcaagtagaaaacttactaccacgacctaATGATAGTTCCAAGTCCACGGCTACTTCTTTCCTTAATATTTGCAACAACACAAGCTCACCTACTTGTGACTATGAGACTCCtctcaaaggttttggatctccttaAACGTTGATTTTGTAtgcaacaacttctacaacaccggatcttgagaacattagagagcttttgggtacaaaaccctagatctacaaaagtggcacaagatgcactctaatctctctaaaaaactttGAAAACCCCCCtctagggttagcttataataTCCtttaaatactttaaaaaacGGCTTGCGATTTGGGCTTCAAATGGTCAAGTTATGGGCTTTTTAcgtttgttgattttttgctGATATgtgactttcgatcgatcaagtaCCAATCGAATaactttcgattgatcgagtacCAATCGAATGAAATAgtttgtactcatttttttcatcccgaacttgagtttttttgtCTTGGACTTCAATGTAAACCATTCTAAACCAatgagacttagtttttgtcatggtttgtcaacattacaaactcaaaacctaatagaatgaaaaaagaaaaaagaaaaaaaagagataattcAACATAacgtaacatataaaaaattaaaaatttaagaaaaaagagagaaagagaacatgGTTCATAGTTATaaggaattttgatatatatatatatatatatatatatttaaatgccATCAAcgtagaaattatcaaattaatggagatatatactatttttttggaatagatagagattatcaaattattggagatatatactgtttcttaggatagatttatattaatcacctctttaagaatttggattgtgcttatcccttaataatcaagttttgtagcttgatattctgataaaataatattaatttaatgatattaaaattttgaaattttagatgataaatattatctaaattaaatttttgtatgttaaatattatcccctaatttaagaaatatatcctaacaaaaaaaaaaaaataatgttaattagatgCGTACGACACCGAGGTCCCAAGACCCAGATGGGCCCTGGGCTCAGGCCCAATGGCATGGCCCCATCACTTTATATTCTGCTTAAAACTACCTTCATGAACTACGAGTTTTGAGCCTTGGCCCCTAACCTATGCTCGGCATAAATTTCCCGAACAATCAATGAAACCTTGTCTGGATGTACCATAGGATGCTCGGCAGTTCAGGGAACATCACTACCAAGCATATTCACCTGggttggaaccaagttccaaagccataatcgctgcattccactctcaccAAAACATCCACTTACAACAGATAATACTGGACCTTCAATTGCACTAACAATGGCAGTAATGATGATCTCTCCACTAACTTAGAgctataaataaaagaagtcgGGGAAGAAGAGGGGGTTcagaaaaatggagaaaaaacaGTCATTTAGGAAGGGAGGAGGAATATTACTCTGAGTTTttgtgccgagaacgacccaaagtaggaaatcctaaagCCCACCttataaataagttgtgagcccaagtgaggttaAACTCAACAGTCTCATTTCCGGTGCGCataattggcgcccaccgtcaGGCTCTCCTACGAAACTGTGGTTCAACTAAGACTCAAGTAAGGGAAATTTCTGAGGGGCGTTCGGGAGGGCGCACCTAGAGTGGTTCGGTAGGATCTTCTTAGGGATCCGCGTGGTGGGAAAGAAGACAAAAAGGGCACGAGGATAAGGAGCGTCTACGAGGAAAGGAAGAGTTTGGCCTGGGAGAAGGATTAGACCAGACCCACCGAACGATGTCGGGTGTCTCAGGACACGGGCAGTATGATGATAGGGACCGAAAGCTGGAGCGGTTGCGCAGACTAGTAATAGATCTAGAGTTGGAAGCAAGGGGCCGACACTAGGAAAGGGACCGAAACCACCGGCGAAGGAGAGATGATAGCACAGGAAATTGAGGAGAAAAGGGCTTTAGCCAATTCGGTACCCAACGATTCCAAAACCGATCACCTTCTCGAGAATCACGCTGGCACAGGAATCACTCACACTCCAGAGAGACACGTCACTACTAGAACTGTTCACGTTTGCATGGATACGACGACTGAGGATCGGATTCACCAGAGGAACGGCGACCCCACAATGCTgccatggacgccatgagccgAGCCTTACCAAGGGCTGCCCAGTCACTAttctccgatgaaattgaacgggcccctatgccgagTCGATTTACacgaccaccattcaattcCTACGATGGGAAGACAGATCCTGTGGAGCATGTCAGTCATTACATTCACATGATGTCCTTGCATGCATACAATGATGcgttgatgtgtaaggtattcccctctagtctcggctcCACGGCCCTGACatggttcaatgggttacgAAAAGGTTCCATTCGCAGCTTTACCCAGCTGATCTTGGCAGTAAATTCGTGACATGCAGCCGAGTGCCGCAGCCGGTGGATTTGCTATTTTCCATAAAGATGAGGGTCGGTGAAACCCTTCGAAATTATGCCAGTCGGTACTGGGAACTATACAACGAGATAAGTGGAGGAAATGAGAAGATAGCGGCAAGCACCTTCAAGATGGGGCTCCCCGAGGATTCTGAACTACGGGAGTCGTTGACGAAAAGACCTCCCGAGGATATGAGACAACTTATGAGGCGCATTAAGGAGTATAAGTTCCTGGAAGATGATCGGCTGCAAAATAAGGAGAAAGCCCCGCTACTCAGAAGATCTCGGCAGGGCATTATTCCGGCAATATCGAAAAAAGATTTCAGGATGTAGGAACCAGAGGCGCAAATTGAAGGAGTTAATGTGGCGTTCAAAGAGCCCATGCACAAAATTCTAGATCGGATTAAGAACGAATCgttcttcaggtggccgaacaagatggagggtgacccatctcggaggaatCAAAACTTGTACTGCACATACCACAGGGATAAAgggcacaccaccgagcagtgtTGGGTactaaaagatcatctcgggtAGCTAGTAAAAGCAGGGTATCTGAAAGAGTTCGTAGTGGACTTCGTAAATCGAGAGGCTGGCCAGGGTGTTCAGCAGAAAAGGAATCCCTTCCCACCACCATTGGGAGtgatcgaagtcatccatgctgCCCCGAGAGGTACGACAGCAGCTAAGGGAGAACTGATAGTGGCTTGCGCGGAGGGAGAATCACTCGAGAAAAGGATGAAAGTTGGTTGGTTGACAATCTCTTTTGGCGAGGAAGAATTGGAGGGGACGATCCAATCTCATAATGATGCATTGGTAGTAACAGCTCAGATAAGCAGGTTCTTGGTAAAAAGAGTGATGATAGACCAGGGAAGCGGAGCTAACGTAATGTACCCGGATCTGTTCGAAGGGCTCGGATTGAAGAGTCAGGACTTGGCGAAATATGATACGCCGCTGGTCTCGTTTGACAGAAGAGTCGTGATCCCCGAAGGTCAGATTTCTCTCTTggtggacatggaaggcaaggaaGTAATAGTGACCTTCATAGTAGTTCGATCATTCTCACCGTACACTGCAATCTTGGGAAGGCTGTGGATTCACGCAATAAAGGCTATTCCGTCCACCCTGCACGTGAAAGTTAAATTTCCCACCGAGTATGGAGTTGCCGTGGTATGAGGGAACCAACGAATGGCTAGGCAGTGTCTTGTCGCCGCGGTCAGATGGAAGAGCGAGCAGATTGGGCAAGTGGAGGCCAccgaaaaagaaaatttatagcaattacagaagccCCGAGGGGAAACGAGGGCAGACGTTGCCAAGGAGGTTTTGAAGGTTAGAATTTTTCCAGAGACTGACAGGTATTTCCAGATAGGCACGAGCATGAATGATTGAGAAAAGGTAGAGATGTTGTTATTCCTTTTGCAGAATGTGGATGTTTTTGCCTGGAAtccgtatgaagtgcccggcatagatcccgagttcattgtccacaagcTTAACGTGGACCCATCATTCCCCCCGAAAAAGCAAAAACCAAGAAGAGCATCAAAGGAGCATGTTGACGCGGTAAACTTGGAAGTCCAGAGGCTGAAGGAGGCAGGAGTGATAAGAGAAATATTCTTCCCGAAATGGTTAGCAAATACAGTGGTcgtaaagaaaaagaatggtaaatggagagtttgtgtagATTTCACATACTTAAATCGGGCATGTCCTAAAGATTCATTCCCAATGCCCAAGATTGATCAATTGGTAGACGCCACGTATGGGCACCCGAcgatgagcttcttggatgctttCCAGGGGTATCACTAGATTGCCTTGGCACCTGAGGATCGAGAAAAGATAGCACTTATCTCACTGAGTGCAAACTACCACTACAAAGTcatgccgtttggattgaagaacgtCGGAGCCACGTACCAGCGGATGATAACGAGGATGTTCTCAGAGAAAATTAGGTGCACAGTCGAAGTATAcattgacgacatggtggtaaagagcaGAAAGGAGTCGTAACATATAGAAGACCTCTGGGGAGTACTTGAGATACTCCAACAGCATAAGTTGCGCCTGAACGCCGAGAAGTGTACTTTCGGTGTGGGGGCTGGCAAGTTCTTGGGTTATCTGATTTCTACTCGGGGGATAGAAGCCAACCCCAACCAGATAGAGGCCGTGAATCGCCTTAGACTGCCGAGCAATCCCAAGGAAGTACAAGTGCTAACGGGGATGTTAGTTGCCCTAAACCGATTCATCTCCAAAGTTGCTGATTGCTGCAGACCattttatcaacttctgaagaagtggaaggggtttaaGTAGGACGAGGAATGTGACAAGGCTTTTCAAGATCTGAAGGAATACTTGGCAAAAGCGCCCATGTTAACGGCCTCGAAATCCGGGgaggatttgtttatgtacctctCGGTGTCCGACCACGCCATGAGTGTTGTGTTACTAAGAGACCAACGAGTGCAGCAGCCAGTGTATTACATAAGCAAAACCTTAGTAGATGCTGAAACAAGATACCTGCCCCTGGAGAAGTTAGTGTTGGCACTGGTGCACGCCACAAGGAAGTTGCCGCATTACTTTCAGGCTCATAtggtgttcgtcctcaccgatTATCCCCTGCAGTCGTTGTTAAAAAGATCGGACTTCATGGGCCGAATAGCCAAGTGGGGAAGTCGGTTGGGTTCGTTCGACATAAGGTACATGCCGCAAAGCTtggtgaagggacaggttcttgCTAATTTCATTGCAGAATTTACCCCTAAGAACGATGGGAAGATAATCTGTAATGCAGAAAGTCGTCAGTAGAAGGTGTTTGTAAATGCCGCTTTGAATGTTATGGGGCTCGGAGCCAgtattgtcataatcaccccgGAGGGCATACGACCAAAACACTCCTTCAGATTAGGATTCAAAGCCTCaaacaacgaagccgaatacgaGACCTTTGTAGCTGGATTGAGGGTCGTATTGCATCTGGGCGCGAAAGATGTGGAGATTTATTCGGACTCTCGGCTGGCTGTTTATCAAATCATAGGAAGCTTTGAAGCTCGGGACTCTTGGATTAAAGCCTATCTGAGTACAACTAAGAAAATCATTAGCCAGTTCGAGACAGTAAAGGTGGCCCAGGTAGGTCGGGCACAAAACAGACATGCCGACTTGCTGGCCACGTTGGCCTCATCCGCTACCGAGGATACTCCTCGGCTCGTCAAAATAGAGcttataagggagccaagtATCAATGTGAAAAATGATTATGACTCGACCAGGGTTGAGGTGGCCATGGTGTCAGTGGCCAATCCGTGCTGGATGAATGCGATCATAGATTTCTTAGCTGAGTATAAAGTTCCGGATGATGAAAAGGAGGCTAAAAAGATTCGTTGGGTGGCTCCTTGGTACTGGCTGTCGGCAGATCGCAAATTGTACCGGAGGTCTTTCGCAGGCCCTTACCTTTTATGCCTACATCCTGAGAAAGTAAACGAACTTCTGACCGAGCTACATGACGGAGTGTGTGGTGGCCATGTTGGGGGGCGGTCTTTAGCACACAGGGTGATGacccaggggttttggtggccacaaatgcagaaggatgccgcaGAATATGTCCGGAGGTGTGAACAATGCCAAAAACATGCCCCTCTGATCCACCAGCCAACAAGTCATCTAAACCCCGTCAGCAGCCCATGGCCATTTACACAATAGGGGCTAGACATCCTCGGCCCTTTTCCCCGAGCAATAGGTAACCGCTAGTTTGTATTGGTGGCAGTTGATTATTTCACGAAGTGGGCAAAAGCCGAGGCCTTGGCCAATATCCGGGATATCGACGTGAAAatgtttgtatggaaaaacatattcacaaggtttggggtgccaaACTCGCTGATAtcagacaatgggctacagttcgaTA contains:
- the LOC115950279 gene encoding uncharacterized protein LOC115950279, producing MDAMSRALPRAAQSLFSDEIERAPMPSRFTRPPFNSYDGKTDPVEHLYPADLGSKFVTCSRVPQPVDLLFSIKMRVGETLRNYASRYWELYNEISGGNEKIAASTFKMGLPEDSELRESLTKRPPEDMRQLMRRIKEYKFLEDDRLQNKEKAPLLRRSRQGIIPAISKKDFRM